Genomic window (Vulpes lagopus strain Blue_001 chromosome 6, ASM1834538v1, whole genome shotgun sequence):
AGTAGCCGAAAGTCTAGTCTGTGAAGGTAGTGAGCTCCCCATCACGAGGCTGACAAAGAGGCTGTGTGATGCCACCCCGGAACACAGTAGAGGGATTCAAGCCCAGCTGTGGGGAGGAGGCTGTGACCTTGAAGGTGTCTTCTCACCCTGACTTTGCCTCCAGGAAATGTGGTGTGGCCCCTGGGGCCCCACAGGAGGTCAGGAGCCTCCCTCGGGGGAGGGGACACAACCCACTGGGCAGCTGGGCTTCTGCGGCCAGACGTCAAGGCGTGGGCATGAAATGCGTGGTCTGTTTCTCCAAACCTCTCCCACCCGGACCTTGAATCTGCAGCCCAAGCTCCATTTGGCACCATTTCCGTCCAGAGCCTTCCTGCCCAGGATCCACTCCAGGCAGTTgcgggggaagggagaggcaaaGTCTGGTTTATTGAGTCGTACCCCCAAATCTAAGGGCCAGCATTCTCCTTTGTCGCCCTTCTTCCATTTTTAGAGGCTCAGACACAGAATTAATCCTCAATCCATTTCGGAGAATGGAGGACAGAGGTGGCTTTAAAGTGCTGGGCATCTCACAACTTTCGAGGAAATCCTAGCCACTCTGGTGGGGACCTCGCAGGGAGCAGCCACCGTGACACCTGCTTAGCACTCTGCCACCACCCAAACTGCATTCTCCTGGGGCTCTCACGGGCCTGTCTCCTGCcacccctctccttcctttccaggCACCTGGGAACACCCCTTTGACCCAGAAAGCACCAGGGAGGAGGACTTCTACGTGAACGAGACCACCGTGGTGAGAGTGCCCATGATGTTCCAGTCGAGCAACATCAAGCACCTTAACGACCAGGTGCTCCCCTGCCAGCTGGTCCAGCTGGAGTATATGGGCAATGGGACTGTCTTCTTCATCCTCCCAGAGGAGGGGAAGATGGACACGGTCATCGCCGCGCTGAGCAGGGACACCATTCAGAGGTGGTCTGAGTCCTTTACCAGGAGGTAAGTCCTTCTCCTTGTCCCCACCGACTCACCCTGCAGGGctcatatgttttcttctgagggtCCCCAAGGGCTTGAGGCTCTCTGACCAAGAGGTCACCTCGGTTTACCCACCTGTCCATTGTCACTGAGATGCTTTGGGGCATTCCACAAGGGGAGGTCCCCTTTCCTGGAAGGCTAAGAGACCCCTCTGCATTATCACATTTTTGCATCATCGGCTTAAATTGAGTTCCCCAACCCCCCAGCCCCTCGcttatctgtttttttattatCTTGCTTACCTGGATGGGTAAGCAAGATACTTACCAGGTATGGGTAGGACTCCCGGCAGAGGCCAAAATCTAACGAAATGGCAGTCATGCCCatgacagaaagagcacaaagcCTATGAATGATTCTCAAGTCACTCAGGGGGGTAGCCCTTCTTCAATCTATCAATCCATCAGTAAATACGTAAGAAAGGAAAGGCATAAGTAGgtaataaatgagtaaaagaaaGGGAGCGAGGGGTGTAAATGTAGAGGGGCTGGTGGTCGGGAGGAGAACCAGCCCGTGAATGCCCAACCTCAGGCCCACACCAGGGGCAGGTTccaagcacacacacagggaggcctggaatgaatgatgaataaatgagtgattgAACCCAttgcccccaggcacccctgagccagACAGCGATTGAAATTATGGCGGAGCATGTGCGCAGCCCCAGCCCACTCCTTGGAGGAGGGGCCAGGTGTTCCTGAACGTGATCCTCACTCTTGTGAGATTGCTTGTGCCCAAGCAATCAGAGCAGTGCCATCAGGGTGGGACCTGGTAGTGGCTGTGGTGGTGGAGACCCAAAGGGCGGAGAGGACACAGGAGGGGAAGTGGGCATTTGGATGTGCAGTGGCTCAGGAAGGCCTCCCGAGCGGACTATATTCCACTCCAGAGCAGAAAACCAGATTCTGGTGGAGCTGATGGTGTGCAGTGACGTCAGCTGTGTCAGAGCAGGAGAGGAAGTGTGATgcgggaggaaggtggggaggccTGGCCACGAGCGCCCACGGAGGAGGAAAGGGCGCAAACCAAACACAGGAGGCCGCACCCAGAGCACCAGCAGGGCCGGGCAGCAGCTGCCAAGAACGAGGCAAATTCTACTTGAACGCAATTCGTCATCCGAGTTTTGCAGgcaaaaaaatctagaaagaagctCTTCTACTTTAATACACATGCAGGTTTTGGGTTTTACGGtttccagttatttttattttgagttgcAGCCTCAGATTGCTGCTCAGCTGGAGCTTCTGGAGAGGTTGGTCCAATTCCATGAATAGAGGCCGAGGCGCCTGCGAGTTGGACCTCACCCCTGCAGGGAGGAGCCAGGAGTTGGACTTCACCCCTGCAGGGTCGAGCTGAGCCGTCAGCTCCGTGTTTCCTAGAAACTGGCCACAGCCACGTGGAGACCCAGCGGTGTTGTTAGAGTCCTGGAGCCACCGCACCTAACCttgagcatgggggtgggggtcgggtgGGGAGGTGTGCACGTGGGCCTGGTTTGGGCCACgtgagggatccctggctggctcctcACCACTGCAACTGCCCcgtcccccccacacccctgcccttcCAAGGGAGCCTGTGATTCCAGAACAGCGCCGCCAGGGGGGTGATTATGTGCCACTCCGGCTCCTACTCTGTTGTAAATGACAAggatcatcttttctttttacaccaaaaatgatattttcactAAAACACTTTAGCTTAAAAAAACATCAATAATACATGCCATTTTcatctagatttaaaaaaataataaacatccaAGGCAGATTCTTGTACCTTTAGGCGTCATATATGATTGGAGATGAATACTCTATCCAAATGACGCTCTCCTAGCCCCAGAAGGCAGACGCTGTGCTCCTCACCTCCGGGTCTgtcacccctcctcccacctcacccatcctgggatcacctcctccctccccgccctgAAGTGTCATCCCTCAGGGTCCAGCTAGCTCGCCTCCTGTGGAAGTCTTCTTGCCCCCCACACAGAGCTAGTgggtgccctccctccctcctccctccctcctcccccctccctccttctctctgtctcctccctccttccctttccctcctccttccttccctctctctcctccctccttccctttccctcctccctccctccttctctctctcctccctccttccctttccctcctccctccttccctctccctcctccttccctccttccctctccctcctccttccctccttccccctccctcctccctccctccctccctccccctccctcctccctccctccctccctccctccctccctctacctttTCCCACAAGGCAATGGAGCTTTGAAGCAATGGGTCTGTGGCCTCTTCACAATTCTGCTGCTTCCCAGTGGTGTGACTTTGGGGGAATCCCTCAGCTCCTCTTGAGTTCTCTCTGTCTGGACATTGAGGATACTGGCCCCAACTTCCCAGGgctgcgtgtgcatgtgtgcatttgaTTGTGATACAGAAGCTAAAGGAACCCAGCCGGTGTTTGGTATCGGCCAGGATTCCCAACTGCTGTTTGCTCTTCTCCATCTAGAGAAGTGCCCTTGTTGCCCTGCGTTGCCTTGCTGTGTAAATGAGGATgagcacagagagggacagaacTTGGTTAAAGCCACACAGCATTCATGGCACCCCTGTTCCCAGTGGGTGTTCCCTCCACTCCTCTGTGTCtgccctgggggtgcctggggtaCCCCAGGGGCTTCTGTAGGATTGCTTTTCTTCAATGTCCAGTGGTCCAGCTAGACCACAGTGGAATCTGCTCAATGAACGAGGCCCCGAGAGGAAGCTGCCTGAGTGATGCAGAGAGAGGTAAACCCTGCCTTTAGTCCTgtcctttccccttttccccaAAGATCGTGGTGTCCGGCTGTGAGGCAGGGTCTGGAGGGATCACAGGGGTAACAGAAGTCGGCTGGCTAGGCCCAGACCCAGGAAAATCTAACCCTGTCTACTTACCTCCCGAGCAGCCAGGTAAACCTGTACATCCCAAAAGTGTCCCTCTCTGGAGCCTACGACCTCAGGGCCATCCTGAGGGACATGGGCATTGCAGACTTGCTGGATAAAGGGGCAGATTTCTCCGGCATGACCCGAGAGGCCCAACCGAAGTTGTCAAAGGTAAGTGTCGGTAGAGCCCATCCTTTCCCCTCTCATCTCCCCCCCCCTTATTATGCATAATAATTAGCAACATGGAGCCCACTCATGAATAGGTCTCTAAGCCCATGTACCCATTGTGTCAGGTCATACAGAGCATGCAGCGTGGAAAACAGAGTGGTCATGGCAGGACCGTGTGTGGCCCCCACCAGAAAGGATCCAGGAACATGGGAAATGTCAGAATAAAGTCATATCACACCGTCTACCCACTACATTCTTTACCTTCAGTCTTTAGCTTCATGCTCTGTCGGTCACTCAGTCACTCAGCAAACGTTTATTGACACCCACTCTGCACCCCACACTGCGAGGCACTGGGTATTCCTCCAATACTGAGACATGGCCCTGCCCTCGCGGGTTCTCATGGTCATGTGGGTGACAAAACAAGAGAGGGGACAGGAGAAAGCCATCGTGGCGGCAGCCCTTCCCGCAAGCGCACAGACGTGGACCATCGCGGTGCACACAGTACGTGCTCAATAAAACACATGGTATGCGAAGGATTGAGGCAAACAGCCGCCTCCTCATAGGGGGAGCATAACTTCTCCAAGGAGGAGCCTCTGGCTTGGCAAAGGTAGACCACTCGCCCCGGCCACACAGGTAGTAAGTGACACCCTGACGTTCAGCTTAGGGTCTATTTGACTCAAAACCTCATTTCCCAAGACAAACTGCAGGGCTCCCCATCCCAGCTCGGCTTCTTCCTGTACCTGCTTATGGAGCTTCTTAGAGCCTGTGGCTCCTCACTGTACAGTCAAGGAGGGTTCCCCCTCCCATAGGACGGTGATAATCAGCCAGTTCTGATCCATGGAAGGTCTTTGACACAAGCTCCTCCAGGGTTTGCAGAGCTGGTCTCAGAACTGCTCCTAATTGTGGTCACAGCGAGAGGCCGCTCCACAGCCCGGCTTGGTTCTGAGCAGGTGCGGGCGCTCTGCCTAAAGGGGTCCCTCCCATTTGGCTAGCAGGGTGCAAAAGGAGCcaggcccaccccacccccccgaaACCCAGTTAGGAGTGCCTGGTGTGGATGCTGATGTCCAGTTAGTACCCTGAGACACCTGGTCTCCCTGTGGTGGGCCCCGTCCGCCCGCTTCCTAGGTGTGACCTGGTTCTGGAGGTGGACAGGCCTTGGCCCTAGTCCCGGGGCTGCCACTTAGACGTGGAGCCAGCAAGTGACCCTCCCTGAGCTTCGGCTCTGCCCCCCGTGAAGGCGAGGGTGGGAGGGTGGCAAGGTCCCACGcgcagcaggtgctcagcccTCACCTCTGGCCTCACCTTCGGCCTCCACCAGGTGGTCCATAAGGCTGTGCTGCAACTCCACGAGAAGGGCTTGGAGGCAGCCGGCCCCGCCGGGGTCACGCCAAACGTGGAATCTGAGCCTCTCACCTTCCACTTCAACCGGCCCTTCATTGTCATGATCTTCGACCACTTCACATGGAGCAGCCTTTTCCTGGGAAAGGTTGTGAATCCGACCTAAGGGTGCATCCCCCACCCCGGGAAGCCGCAGCCCCAGCCGAGCCTGTGCACCAGGGACCCCACAGAAATGCTCTGAGGAGCagcaatgccccccccccccccgtcttctCCAGGTTCTTCTGTCCAAATAAATAACCATCACTGCAACCACTGGCAGGTGCGGATGGAGTGGGGCAGTTGGCAAACTCGGAATGATAGAAATGCGATATCGCAACGTGATAGAATTTCCTGGTCTTGATCCTTGTGCTGTGGGTGTGTAATGTgtggaagctgggtgaagggtgTAACAGAAACACGATTGCTTTTGTAAATTTTTGCGAAGTCTGAgattatttctttaatcttttaattaattaaatcttttaattaaaattaatcttttaatttaaaaggagaaatcacGCAAGGCCCAACAGAAAGACATCTCTGATGTGCTGGGGGAGAATGACGTaacatcttcaaaaaagaaaaagaaggaaacaaagcaatCCTTCAaacacaaaggcaaaataaacgtttttttttccagacaaacCAAAGCTGAGAAAGTTTGTCACCATCCTACTATAAGAAAAATTTCAAGTAGCTCTTCAGGCTGAAACAAGAtgattctctttattattattattttatttatttattcatgagagacacacagagagaggcagagacacaggcagagggagaagcaggctccatgcagggagcctgatgcaggactcgatcccaggaccccaggatcacaatctgaaccaaaggcagacgctcaactgctgccTTTGGCAGTGTtgtgagtgagccacccaggggtccctgaaacAAGATGATTCTAAGTGAAAATTTGGAcccacacaaaagaatgaagaatgaatttaCCTGGAAAGGGTAAATACGTGAACAAATAGAAAACGTAAAGTATAATTAACTGTCTAAAGCAAAAGTAGTTAACAGTTTGTTGCTTCAAGCTCCTGTGCTCCCTTTATCCCTGCCCTGCAAAAACTGATCTGGACATGATGTTAAGCTTTGTCAATAGAGGGCGCGAGAGAAACGTTGCCTGAGGAGGAGGCTTACCCTCCTGGTTTAGGGCAAATAGCATtaaatgagagaaggaagagatatagatagatagatagatattaatagataaataattattaaatttatagataGCTGGGAAGATgactgattttatatatataaaatatataaatatataaagagtatatatagtaaaaatatatagtgtgtatatatatatatacacacacacattatatagatagtatatatatatcaccttaCTTAATAAGAAAACACTAAATGCATTCCCACTAAGGTCAAGAGTAAGACAGGGCTGGTTATATCCACCACCATGTCACATCGTGCTGGGGGTATTAGGCAATACAATTAGACAAGAGAAAACAGAGGGATGGAATTGGAAAAAAGTGAAGTACAACACTACACGCAGATGGCCTGTCACATAGCTGCATAACTCTCACAAATTAGTGATAAAACAAACTCATGTAACAAAAGAATTCAGCAAACCGTCAGGCTATGGCATCAACATGGAAAACCAACAGCCTTCATCCACACAAATCACAACCAGTTAACTAATGGAGGGGAAAACCCAGTAGCAaccaaatatatatgtacacacacacacacacacacacacacacacacacacacaaaacacttaGAAATTGGGACGCctcgggggctcagtggttgagcatctgcctttgcttggGTAgtgattccgggatcctgggatcgagtcccacatcgggctcccggcaggaagcctgcttctccctctgcctatgactctgcctctctctctgtgtgtctctcatgaataaataaataaaatctttatttaaaaaaggaaacaagaaatttGCAGAATCTACATTGAGACAATTATGACATGACTCCCTAAAGAAGCAAAATTAGacttgaacaaatggaaagatactccttCTTACATAAGACGCCTCAGTATCACCTGGATAGCCATCTTCTCTGGGTTGATTTAACAATTTGATGgtattccaataaaaaatactagcaatttttttttctggagacaGACAAGATGATCCTGAAGTCCGTACAGAAAGACAGACATGCAAGAAGCCAAGAAACACTAATGAGGAAAAACAGGGGTGTGGAGGGAGCGGCAGGGGCGAGGTAGGGAGGATAGAGGACCAGCATGAGCAGATATTTAAGGCAAACCACACAGATCCTCTAATTACTTCTGTGGCCCTGGTACATAAATCCGTGGGCAGCCCAATGACACAGGTTTGTGAGACTGGAAATAGATACCAGTACACATGGAAATTTAATATTcgaaaaagaaagacttttaaataaatggtattaGGACAACTGAACAGTCCCCAGAGGGAGGAAAGGATAAAAGTAGACCTAGTTCATACCATATGTAAGAATAAGCTAGGAGTCAGAGATttacgtgaaaaaaaaaaaaaaaaaagaagaagaagaagaagctagAGAGAACACAAGAAAGCACCAGTCAATTCCTCTACAATTTAGGCGTAGGACAAGGTTTTCTGAGCATGACTCACAGCCCagatgaaattaaagaaaagactGGCAAATTGGACtccataaaaagtatttttttttaactgcctggTCAAAAACCCATAAGCAAAGTCAACAGAACTGAAACCTGGAGAGAATACACGTGCAAGGTCCGTCACTGGGAAAAAGCAGACGTCCCTCCTGCGTGCTGCTTGAAcatatgaaaacatgctcagCTTTACgcctagttttaaaaatacaaattaaaactctACGGAGGTGCCACTCCCTGACTGTTGGATTGGCAAAGTCATGAGAGCGTCACACCACCCCTGCCAAGGGTGCAGAGACTGTGGTGCACGCATCCCTGGTGGGAAGGCTAAAAGCCAACTGATGCGACAAATCAGCGCACGGGGATGGCTTCAGACGCAGCAGTGAGTCCATCCACAGTTCCAGAGGGCAAAAGTGGGAGggcaaggtgtcagcagggtttgTTCACGCACGAGGCTGGGAGACACAATCCGTTCTGCACCTGTCTCCTAGCTCTGGTGGCTGCCACCGTCCTTGGCGTCCCACATTCTGGTCCCCTCCCCTGTCTTCACAGGGCCTCTTGAAGGCATCGGGAAGGCCTTGCTCTTGGAAGGTCAGCTGGCAGTGGAGTTAGGCCCTAGATCCAGGGTGATCTGCTAGTCCTTGCCCTAATTCCAGCAGCAAAGACACtctttctaaataaggtcacaatTCACAGTCCTAACCCGGAGTTAGGACCTGGTTATAGCTTTTTTGGGGACCAGGATTCAACCCAACACATATAACAAAAATGCAGACATGTTTACTTTTGATCCAGGAATTCTAGGAATTTAACCTAAAGAAAAACCtcctccaatttttaaaaataatctgcacAAGGTTATTCATTGGAGCATTATTTGTAATTACAAACTATGAAAAACTACTTAAATGAGCAAACATTGGCAACTGGTTGAGCAAACAATAGAGCACTATGAAGTTGTAAAAAGTACTAGTAATAAGGAGGACTTCtgcaaactgaaaaagaaataaagcacgCGTGCACCTCCCTGCAAGGGACCGGGTGGGGTACAGAGCAGAAGGGATGGGAGGAATGGCATGTCTCTTCGGGGACCTCTTCCTGTGGTTTAGACTCCTGGAATAATGTTAATGTTCTAtctattcaaatataaaattaaatgaacaagATGAGGAGAACcctaaaagcaaatgaaaagaagaacaaaggaattcaaatgtatttcaaatagataacctaaggagggcacttggtgggatgagcactgggtgttatactatgtgttggcaaattgaatttaaatttaaaaaaaatttttttttaaatataacctAACCACAGTGCAGGGGAGAAAAAGGATTAATCCAAGGAAATTTGAACACAGTGTTTGGACGATGTACCCCCAGTTTGAAGAGTAAAAGACCACAAACAAACCTTGAAGGCtttttttcaggtttgtttttcaaagtggagTAGGTATAGCAAACATGacattatttatatcttttgtaGGGCTAAGCAAGAGGAAAGGTGACATACAGAATAAGGAAGCAAGAAAGAATCCTGTAGGGTAGGGTGTGAATTAGAGGCATAAGGGGCTCCTGAGtcactcaatcagttaagcatctggctcttggtttcagctcaggttgtgatctcagggtcttgggatcaagccccgcatcaggctctgccctcagtgtggagtctgcttgagattctctctccctctcccttttacccctccccctgttcctgctctccccctctctctctaataaaagaaataaaatctttttaaaaattataactgaaGGTATAAGCATGGTTTCTAATACATTTCTAATATCTAGGTATGCCTGGGATGATTTAAACATCTAATAAATGCAAACATGGATACATGTACATTGATAATAAGATCAGTAATGGATTAAAATGCACTAAATAAAATTGAGCCCATGAATCTTTACTGAGAATGTcgataaatataaaaggaatagGGATTTAGACCATCCTCTTAAAAACTGATTCAGGCAAGGGCGTTCCATGGATATACATCAGGGAGGCATGAGGAATGTGATGAAAAACAGGATATTTAAGTTTGTTTCCAAGTGTCCCCTCACAAATGACTTATTGCAGGAGACATAGTAAGTGTATCTTGGAGAAATGGATATCCCCTTAACCAAGTCATTAAAATAGACATCATCAATTAGGGACAAACAGACATCAGGTGCCTCTGGACGTGATATTCTGAGgacccaatattttttttcatattcctgCCACCAAAAATGTATAATCAGAAGCTAATCAAGATACATTAGACCAACCCAAACTGAGAACCGATAAGATAGCTGACCGAgcctttcaaaatattaacatGATGAGAAGCACAGGATGAGCTGGAGAAGCATCCCAGGTTCAAGGAGACCAAGGGGACATGGCACCAAATGCAACAGACAGCCGTAGACAGTTCCTAAACAGCAAATAGAAATGCCACAAAGGACACTTCTGGGGCAACTGGCAAAACTAGAGGATGATTGTAGCTTCGGGCATCATAACAATACTAAATTTTTGGATTTGATCATTTTCTGCCATTTAcctaaaataatattcttatccCTCAGGATACCTAACcctttcaaatggttcagaatAAGACAatgcggggtgggagggggaggggtgcatGCGGATATAGACATAGAGGAGAGAATTGTAAAACACGTGGAAAAGGTTTAAAAAGTAAGTGATTCTGGGTAATGGGTTATAAAAATTCTTTGTAGCTATCCTTGCAACTTTACTTAAAGTTTGAAATTatggggcatccaggtggctcactggttgagcgtctgccttcggttcagatcgtgatcctgggatcctgggatcgagtc
Coding sequences:
- the LOC121493779 gene encoding corticosteroid-binding globulin-like isoform X1, producing MLLALCTYFFWLSTSDLLTVQAKDPDTDVTKSSSHRDLAPKNVDFAFNLYRHLVASSPDKNVFISPVSISMALAMLSLGACGYTRVQLLQGLGFNLTKMSEAEIHQGFRHLRHLLEKSDTMLEMTMGNALFLDRSLELLEPFSADTKHYYDLEAWATDFQDGTGASRQINEYIKNKTQGKIVDLLSKLDSSAMLILVNYIFFKGTWEHPFDPESTREEDFYVNETTVVRVPMMFQSSNIKHLNDQVLPCQLVQLEYMGNGTVFFILPEEGKMDTVIAALSRDTIQRWSESFTRSSQVNLYIPKVSLSGAYDLRAILRDMGIADLLDKGADFSGMTREAQPKLSKEKSRKAQQKDISDVLGENDVTSSKKKKKETKQSFKHKGKINVFFSRQTKAEKVCHHPTIRKISSSSSG
- the LOC121493779 gene encoding corticosteroid-binding globulin-like isoform X3 translates to MLLALCTYFFWLSTSDLLTVQAKDPDTDVTKSSSHRDLAPKNVDFAFNLYRHLVASSPDKNVFISPVSISMALAMLSLGACGYTRVQLLQGLGFNLTKMSEAEIHQGFRHLRHLLEKSDTMLEMTMGNALFLDRSLELLEPFSADTKHYYDLEAWATDFQDGTGASRQINEYIKNKTQGKIVDLLSKLDSSAMLILVNYIFFKGTWEHPFDPESTREEDFYVNETTVVRVPMMFQSSNIKHLNDQVLPCQLVQLEYMGNGTVFFILPEEGKMDTVIAALSRDTIQRWSESFTRSSQVNLYIPKVSLSGAYDLRAILRDMGIADLLDKGADFSGMTREAQPKLSKVVHKAVLQLHEKGLEAAGPAGVTPNVESEPLTFHFNRPFIVMIFDHFTWSSLFLGKVVNPT
- the LOC121493779 gene encoding corticosteroid-binding globulin-like isoform X2 — protein: MLLALCTYFFWLSTSDLLTVQAKDPDTDVTKSSSHRDLAPKNVDFAFNLYRHLVASSPDKNVFISPVSISMALAMLSLGACGYTRVQLLQGLGFNLTKMSEAEIHQGFRHLRHLLEKSDTMLEMTMGNALFLDRSLELLEPFSADTKHYYDLEAWATDFQDGTGASRQINEYIKNKTQGKIVDLLSKLDSSAMLILVNYIFFKGTWEHPFDPESTREEDFYVNETTVVRVPMMFQSSNIKHLNDQVLPCQLVQLEYMGNGTVFFILPEEGKMDTVIAALSRDTIQRWSESFTRSQVNLYIPKVSLSGAYDLRAILRDMGIADLLDKGADFSGMTREAQPKLSKEKSRKAQQKDISDVLGENDVTSSKKKKKETKQSFKHKGKINVFFSRQTKAEKVCHHPTIRKISSSSSG